Proteins from one Periplaneta americana isolate PAMFEO1 chromosome 6, P.americana_PAMFEO1_priV1, whole genome shotgun sequence genomic window:
- the LOC138701710 gene encoding uncharacterized protein gives MVRTYKRKTNRGCIDEEIYERAAKDVSERNLSIRQAAEAHAVNFMTLHRYLKRKREQDEDRSSRKNLVGYVRHRQTFSDELEKRLEDYIIHCSRIYYGLSSKDVRTLAYEYAVACNIKFPEKWAETKMATEDWVLSFLKRHPKLSLRTPEATSLARATSFNAHNVGLFYNNLDQLFQRHQFEGHQIWNLDETGVTTVQKPPKVIAEKGKKQVGRATSAEKGATVTMEVAVNAIGNSVPPLFIFPRVHFKPHFILQGPPGCIGAAHPSGWITGPIFLEYVKHFHKHVPSSVEKPVLLLLDNHISHLSISVLDYCKENGIILLSFPPHTSHRLQPLDLSVYGPFKKYYYTACCDWMNSHPGSPISIYDIPAMAKEALANSLTPKNIMAGFQKAGIWPFNRNVYGEQDFVTATVTDRPLPESDSVTSCENESVLPQDYNQPTVSGMQTVGTPTRNVADYGQKSVLSPEDVRPYPKAAPRKISHTGRKKTKSAILTDTPVKEALRKEEEARNERKNKKAANVKKRILTDSNESLKKIKKRRNYETELSSETEDDEDCICVVCLKPYSKSKRGDDWIQCTMCKKWAHERCGGDDPYYVCIHCTSDLSAHSDSED, from the coding sequence ATGGTGCGGACGTACAAAAGAAAGACGAATAGAGGCTGTATAGATGAAGAAATATACGAGAGGGCAGCGAAGGATGTTAGCGAGCGAAACTTATCTATCAGACAAGCTGCAGAAGCTCATGCTGTTAATTTTATGACTCTTCACCGTTATTTGAAACGGAAAAGGGAACAGGATGAAGATCGTAGTTCACGAAAGAATTTAGTTGGCTATGTGAGGCACAGACAGACTTTCTCTGATGAATTAGAAAAACGTTTAGAAGATTACATAATTCATTGTAGTCGTATCTATTATGGCCTATCATCCAAGGATGTCAGAACTCTTGCATACGAATACGCCGTTGCATGTAATATCAAATTTCCTGAAAAGTGGGCTGAAACAAAAATGGCTACAGAAGACTGGGTCCTAAGTTTTTTAAAGCGACATCCAAAACTATCTCTAAGGACGCCAGAGGCTACGAGCCTAGCTAGGGCTACTAGTTTCAATGCTCATAATGTTGgcctattttataataatttggaCCAACTTTTCCAAAGACATCAGTTCGAGGGCCATCAAATATGGAATCTGGACGAAACAGGCGTCACCACAGTCCAGAAACCACCCAAAGTTATTGCAGAGAAAGGGAAGAAGCAAGTTGGAAGAGCAACTTCTGCAGAAAAAGGAGCTACTGTCACTATGGAGGTGGCTGTGAACGCAATTGGGAATTCAGTACCTCCACTTTTTATCTTCCCTCGGGTTCACTTTAAACCCCATTTCATTCTGCAAGGTCCTCCAGGTTGTATCGGAGCTGCCCATCCTAGTGGATGGATAACTGGGCCCATTTTTCTAGAGTATGTGAAACATTTCCATAAGCATGTCCCCTCTTCTGTGGAAAAACCGGTACTCTTGCTATTGGACAACCACATTTCCCATCTGTCAATTTCCGTATTGGATTACTGTAAGGAAAACGGCATTATTCTTCTGTCTTTTCCACCTCACACCTCCCACCGTCTCCAGCCCCTGGACCTGAGCGTCTATGGACCCTTCAAGAAATATTATTACACGGCATGCTGCGATTGGATGAATTCACACCCTGGTTCTCCAATCTCAATCTACGACATTCCTGCCATGGCTAAGGAAGCCCTTGCAAATAGTTTGACCCCAAAAAATATCATGGCTGGTTTTCAGAAAGCGGGGATATGGCCCTTCAATCGTAATGTGTACGGCGAACAAGATTTTGTAACTGCTACCGTCACTGACAGGCCTTTGCCGGAAAGCGATTCCGTAACTAGTTGTGAAAATGAAAGTGTGTTGCCACAAGACTACAACCAGCCAACAGTAAGTGGGATGCAAACTGTCGGAACACCTACAAGAAATGTTGCAGATTATGGTCAAAAGTCTGTACTAAGTCCCGAAGATGTGAGACCATACCCGAAGGCTGCACCAAGAAAAATTAGCCACACAGGAAGGAAGAAAACAAAATCTGCCATTCTCACTGACACACCAGTGAAAGAGGCTctgaggaaagaagaagaagcaagAAATGAGAGGAAAAATAAGAAAGCTGCTAATGTGAAGAAAAGAATTCTAACTGACTCAAATGAATCTTTGAAGAAGATAAAGAAGCGAAGAAATTACGAAACAGAACTGAGTTCAGAGACCGAAGATGACGAAGACTGCATTTGTGTTGTGTGTCTGAAACCATATTCAAAAAGCAAACGAGGGGACGATTGGATTCAGTGTACAATGTGTAAAAAATGGGCTCATGAACGTTGTGGGGGTGACGACCCATATTATGTTTGTATTCACTGTACTTCAGATTTGTCTGCACATTCAGACTCCGAAGATTAG